The following coding sequences lie in one Methylotenera versatilis 301 genomic window:
- the alr gene encoding alanine racemase, producing MSRPAIAHIRLDAFRHNYRVAKQAHAGKALAVIKANAYGHGAVHCAKAIEGEADGFAVACLEEALQLREAGIPEPILLLEGFFEAIELPEIVANDLWIVVHAQWQVEILFAAKLAKPLHVWLKMDSGMHRVGLPPDEYVQAYERLKNHKNVGKIVLMTHFANADNVSSNHTLQQIETFQNTTQGLSAEISLANSAAILGWKQAKCDWTRPGIMLYGADPLMKADAKLKPVMQLTSKIISISNVKQGESIGYGSIFTAERDTVVGVVACGYADGYPRSAVTGTPIAVDGKMTRLIGRVSMDMLFVDLTDIPNATIGSQVELWGNQVSANAVATSAGTIAYELFCNVKRAHFQYFDAANI from the coding sequence ATGTCACGTCCAGCAATCGCCCATATTCGTTTAGATGCATTTAGGCATAATTACCGTGTTGCCAAGCAAGCGCATGCAGGCAAAGCATTGGCCGTGATTAAAGCGAATGCGTATGGGCATGGCGCTGTGCATTGTGCCAAAGCCATAGAAGGTGAAGCAGATGGTTTTGCAGTCGCTTGTTTAGAGGAAGCCTTGCAATTGCGTGAGGCTGGAATACCTGAACCGATTTTGCTGCTGGAGGGCTTTTTTGAGGCAATAGAATTGCCCGAGATAGTCGCAAATGATTTATGGATTGTAGTGCATGCACAATGGCAAGTAGAGATTTTGTTTGCGGCTAAACTCGCAAAACCTTTGCATGTTTGGCTAAAAATGGATAGCGGCATGCATCGAGTCGGTTTGCCGCCAGATGAATATGTACAAGCTTATGAGCGCCTAAAAAATCATAAAAACGTGGGTAAAATAGTGCTGATGACGCACTTTGCCAATGCTGACAATGTGAGCTCAAACCATACTTTGCAACAAATTGAGACTTTTCAAAATACGACTCAAGGGTTAAGTGCAGAAATAAGTTTAGCTAACTCAGCAGCAATCCTAGGTTGGAAGCAAGCCAAGTGTGACTGGACGCGACCAGGCATCATGCTATATGGCGCAGATCCTTTAATGAAGGCTGATGCCAAGCTAAAACCAGTAATGCAGCTTACTTCAAAAATCATCTCGATTAGCAACGTTAAGCAGGGTGAATCTATTGGTTACGGCAGTATATTCACCGCCGAGCGTGACACAGTGGTTGGCGTAGTGGCTTGTGGCTATGCAGATGGCTATCCACGGTCTGCCGTAACAGGTACGCCTATAGCAGTTGATGGCAAAATGACTCGCTTAATCGGTCGCGTTTCTATGGATATGCTGTTTGTTGATTTGACTGATATTCCCAACGCAACCATTGGCAGTCAAGTAGAGTTATGGGGTAATCAAGTGTCTGCCAATGCAGTGGCTACAAGTGCTGGCACTATTGCTTATGAGCTATTTTGCAATGTAAAACGTGCACATTTTCAATACTTTGATGCCGCCAACATATAA
- a CDS encoding RidA family protein, whose amino-acid sequence MHVIQTPNAPAAIGPYSQAMVVGDLLFTSGQIPLRPDGTLNEGNITVQTTQVLANLKAVIEAAGSSLDKVVKTTVFLKHLDDFVAMNKVYAETFGSHTPARSTVQVAKLPRDVLVEIEAIVSLAK is encoded by the coding sequence ATGCACGTCATTCAAACACCAAACGCACCTGCTGCAATCGGCCCATATTCACAAGCTATGGTGGTAGGCGATTTACTATTCACTTCAGGTCAGATTCCATTACGTCCAGACGGCACCTTAAATGAAGGTAATATTACTGTGCAAACTACGCAAGTATTAGCGAACTTAAAAGCTGTCATTGAAGCCGCTGGCTCAAGCTTGGATAAAGTGGTTAAAACGACTGTGTTTTTAAAACATCTGGATGATTTTGTTGCCATGAATAAAGTGTATGCTGAAACTTTTGGCTCACATACTCCAGCGCGCTCAACCGTGCAAGTTGCTAAGTTGCCGCGTGATGTATTGGTGGAAATTGAAGCTATTGTTTCCTTAGCTAAGTAA
- a CDS encoding PEP-CTERM sorting domain-containing protein, which yields MSRLLCALYFLALFPFAANATSISSSSIVNSNCSGTLTSSLLDGASFACAGNFTLDGGSITSDSAINISADGDLFLDNLTLTAPNVNLSNLTGMLNIGNSVVINTPITVNENAPKSILSWSDFSLSQGDTVNFNVGRSSGGSTELSKVDISTGSLSLGHGGSLYLGNTNGVIYPEAIDTPIVGGALVISSGSDVNLLISDAVMLPKPAAFSVASIPEPGTYAFMLLGLGLILLRQKV from the coding sequence ATGTCTCGACTTTTGTGTGCTTTGTACTTCTTAGCTCTTTTCCCTTTTGCTGCCAACGCAACTTCAATTTCATCTTCAAGCATCGTAAACAGTAATTGTTCAGGGACTTTAACATCTTCACTATTAGATGGGGCATCATTTGCCTGTGCAGGTAACTTTACATTAGACGGCGGATCTATCACTTCAGACTCCGCGATTAATATTTCAGCTGATGGGGATTTGTTTCTTGATAATCTTACTTTGACTGCGCCAAACGTAAACCTTTCTAATTTGACTGGAATGTTGAACATTGGAAATAGCGTTGTAATTAATACTCCAATTACTGTAAACGAGAATGCGCCAAAATCAATCTTGTCGTGGTCTGACTTTAGCCTTTCACAAGGCGATACTGTAAATTTTAATGTAGGAAGAAGCAGTGGCGGTTCCACAGAACTCAGTAAAGTAGATATTTCTACTGGAAGCCTGTCATTAGGTCATGGTGGGAGTTTGTATTTGGGAAATACAAACGGGGTTATTTACCCAGAAGCTATAGACACACCGATTGTAGGTGGTGCGTTAGTCATAAGTTCTGGAAGTGATGTTAATTTGTTAATTAGTGACGCTGTAATGCTACCAAAGCCAGCAGCTTTCTCAGTGGCTTCAATTCCTGAGCCAGGAACCTACGCATTCATGCTTCTAGGTTTAGGCTTAATTTTACTCAGACAAAAAGTTTAA
- a CDS encoding TMEM175 family protein, with translation MEKNRLEAFSDGVIAIIITIMVLELKVPHGSDFASLEPLLPVFLSYVLSFIYVGIYWNNHHHMLQTVQHVTGGMLWANLHLLFWLSLFPFASGWLGENHFAAMPSALYGLVLLMAAIAYSILQRTIITSQGNNSLLAKVIGRDIKGKLSALLYVAGIIAAFYSPVLSGLIYAAVALMWLVPDSRIERLMGQSS, from the coding sequence ATGGAAAAGAACCGTCTGGAAGCCTTCAGTGATGGTGTAATTGCCATTATCATTACCATTATGGTGCTAGAGTTGAAAGTACCGCATGGCAGTGATTTTGCCTCCCTCGAGCCATTACTGCCCGTATTTCTAAGTTATGTGTTGAGCTTTATATATGTAGGCATTTACTGGAACAATCATCATCACATGCTGCAGACAGTTCAACATGTGACAGGCGGCATGTTGTGGGCTAATTTACACCTGCTGTTTTGGCTGTCGCTATTTCCGTTTGCTTCTGGTTGGTTGGGCGAGAATCACTTTGCAGCCATGCCATCTGCCCTGTATGGGCTAGTGTTATTGATGGCCGCTATTGCTTATTCAATACTGCAACGTACCATTATTACCAGCCAAGGTAATAATTCATTGCTAGCCAAAGTAATCGGACGTGATATTAAAGGTAAATTATCCGCCTTACTTTATGTTGCAGGCATCATAGCGGCGTTTTATTCGCCAGTGCTTTCAGGCTTGATTTATGCCGCAGTTGCGCTGATGTGGCTTGTGCCAGACAGTCGCATTGAGCGGTTAATGGGTCAAAGTTCTTAA